The following coding sequences lie in one Spartobacteria bacterium genomic window:
- a CDS encoding 5-formyltetrahydrofolate cyclo-ligase, with protein sequence MITKDKLRQILKARLRAMDSAQRIAMSHCLAEHVISSSFFSDAQTIGLYLPLPSEVDVTLLCAQEKKWVVPARLPHDVLYQWVAYHPDMELEKGPDKVLQPVRQVVVKPETIDTVLVPGLGFSERGERLGRGGGFYDRLLAATSGLKVGVAYECQIMSVLPVENHDIMMDCVATNLKTRYTY encoded by the coding sequence ATGATAACTAAGGATAAACTTCGGCAGATTTTGAAAGCACGCTTGCGAGCAATGGATTCCGCGCAGCGTATAGCGATGAGTCACTGCCTCGCGGAACATGTGATTTCCTCCAGCTTTTTTTCTGACGCGCAGACCATCGGCCTGTATTTACCTTTACCATCAGAAGTCGATGTGACCTTACTTTGTGCTCAAGAAAAAAAATGGGTTGTTCCGGCAAGACTTCCACATGACGTGCTATATCAGTGGGTGGCATATCATCCGGATATGGAATTGGAAAAGGGGCCGGACAAGGTACTCCAACCAGTGCGACAGGTCGTTGTTAAACCGGAAACCATCGATACCGTTCTTGTTCCGGGGCTGGGATTTAGTGAGCGGGGTGAACGACTGGGCCGTGGTGGCGGTTTTTATGATCGTTTGCTGGCAGCGACTTCAGGGCTCAAAGTGGGTGTTGCGTATGAATGTCAAATCATGTCGGTGCTACCCGTAGAAAATCACGATATTATGATGGATTGTGTAGCAACGAATCTAAAGACGCGCTATACGTATTAG
- a CDS encoding exodeoxyribonuclease VII large subunit encodes MSDENRKVYRVTELTRLIKSLLESQFRSVWLEGEISNLRRPSSGHLYFTLKDATAQMRMVFFRGSQQYCTVQVKDGMKVRVYGNVSIYEQSGDYQLLVRTLEEAGKGTLQEQFEKLKLKLSHEGLFDPSRKKPLPILPRCVGIVTSPTGAAIRDIFNILERRFPNIHLIVSPAKVQGPGAAEEIANAIRMLNRHGRADVMIIGRGGGSIEDLWCFNEEVVARAIAASRIPIISGVGHEIDFTISDFTADLRAPTPSAAAELVVGRKDQFEETLQTFERHFASLMQSALQQAEARLVQAASSYVFKEPAHLIGRYAQRLDNLELRMVQCLRTTLQQRTLRLQRVAGSRIFSEPARRIQDERIRVQRLQERLARAAENAVNNAQNQLQKQQIKLTSLSPFAVLKRGYSIVSCGDKIIRRADEVHPGDTMKISLAQGAVHALVDHIELEESKS; translated from the coding sequence ATGTCTGATGAGAATCGCAAAGTATACCGTGTTACAGAGCTGACGCGGCTGATTAAAAGCTTGCTGGAGAGTCAGTTTCGATCTGTCTGGCTGGAGGGTGAAATCTCCAATTTACGCCGTCCATCTTCGGGGCATCTGTATTTCACTCTGAAAGATGCCACCGCTCAAATGCGCATGGTCTTTTTTCGCGGGAGCCAGCAATATTGCACGGTTCAGGTCAAAGACGGCATGAAAGTACGAGTCTACGGCAATGTCAGTATTTATGAACAGAGCGGTGATTATCAATTATTGGTAAGAACGCTGGAAGAGGCCGGCAAAGGTACGCTGCAGGAGCAATTTGAGAAACTGAAGCTTAAACTGTCGCATGAAGGTCTGTTTGATCCTTCGCGAAAGAAACCGCTGCCGATTTTACCGCGATGTGTCGGCATCGTCACGTCACCCACCGGAGCCGCCATCCGCGATATTTTCAATATACTTGAAAGGCGATTTCCCAATATTCACTTAATCGTGTCTCCGGCCAAAGTGCAGGGACCGGGTGCAGCGGAAGAAATCGCCAACGCTATACGTATGCTGAATCGTCATGGCCGGGCTGACGTCATGATTATCGGGCGCGGTGGAGGATCCATCGAAGATCTCTGGTGTTTTAACGAGGAAGTGGTCGCACGCGCCATTGCCGCCTCCCGTATACCGATTATTTCCGGCGTAGGCCATGAGATTGATTTTACGATCAGCGATTTTACTGCTGATTTACGCGCGCCAACCCCATCAGCCGCAGCGGAACTGGTGGTAGGCCGCAAAGACCAGTTTGAAGAGACATTACAAACCTTTGAAAGGCATTTTGCATCGTTAATGCAATCTGCATTGCAACAGGCTGAAGCACGCCTTGTGCAGGCGGCCAGCAGTTACGTTTTTAAGGAGCCCGCCCATCTGATTGGACGGTATGCACAGCGGTTAGATAATCTGGAATTGCGCATGGTTCAATGTCTGCGCACGACACTGCAACAACGAACGCTCCGCTTGCAGCGCGTGGCCGGCAGTCGTATTTTTTCCGAGCCCGCCCGCCGCATTCAGGATGAACGCATCCGTGTTCAGCGATTGCAGGAACGTTTGGCGAGGGCCGCCGAAAATGCTGTCAACAACGCACAAAACCAATTGCAGAAACAACAAATAAAATTGACGTCACTCAGCCCGTTTGCTGTTTTAAAGCGTGGTTACAGCATTGTCTCTTGCGGTGATAAAATTATTCGACGAGCGGATGAAGTTCATCCCGGCGACACCATGAAAATAAGCCTTGCGCAAGGTGCGGTACACGCCCTTGTTGATCACATAGAATTAGAGGAATCCAAATCATGA
- the rny gene encoding ribonuclease Y — MLQIPWWLPTVTAFLGIVLGFFSGYVIHLLQKQLKDVQAEKDSRNLITDARREAEHIVKEAKLQANSELLKCRHDFAKEKDAQRDYYRTLDERISAREISLDHKADILNAKEEKLESYSKKLDTRNESLNDKKLELEQLHADELVAIQRVADLSSDEARSLLLKKIEVKIQSECNCMIHHMIDEAKETAEIRARDIITQAIQRYAANQSNAVTTCALQLSSDEMKGRIIGRDGRNIRSFEMATGVDLLIDETPGSVVISSFDPVRREVARTALEKLIEDGRIHPARIEEVVSSARNSVAESIQHAGEKAIYELGLSTVDPAIMNMVGTLKFRHSYGQNILDHSMEMAYLMGMMAAELNMEQQTARRIGLFHDIGKAMDHKIQGPHAQIGAHFLRQHGESDLVVQSVEAHHGETDYTGPYAALATAADAITASRPGARTETTEIYLKRLAELEKLAESFHGVDHCYAIQAGREIRVMVQPNAVDDNELLMLARRIAKEIHEHMDFPGQIKVTVIRETRCIEYAR; from the coding sequence ATGCTTCAGATACCATGGTGGCTGCCCACAGTGACAGCTTTTCTGGGTATTGTGCTGGGCTTTTTCTCGGGATATGTCATTCACTTGCTTCAAAAGCAGCTGAAAGATGTTCAGGCTGAAAAAGATTCACGAAATCTAATCACCGATGCCCGTCGGGAAGCAGAGCATATTGTCAAAGAGGCGAAGCTGCAGGCAAATTCGGAATTGCTGAAATGTCGTCATGATTTTGCCAAAGAAAAAGATGCGCAGCGGGATTATTATCGAACATTGGATGAACGTATTTCGGCCAGAGAAATAAGCCTTGACCACAAAGCGGACATATTGAACGCCAAGGAGGAAAAACTGGAATCCTATTCGAAAAAATTGGATACCCGCAACGAATCGCTCAACGATAAAAAGCTCGAATTGGAACAGCTGCATGCCGATGAGCTGGTTGCAATACAACGCGTGGCTGATCTTTCCAGCGACGAAGCACGAAGTCTATTACTCAAAAAAATAGAGGTAAAAATTCAGAGCGAATGCAACTGCATGATTCATCATATGATTGATGAAGCAAAAGAAACGGCGGAAATACGGGCGAGAGACATTATTACCCAGGCAATTCAGCGCTATGCCGCCAACCAGTCGAATGCTGTGACAACCTGCGCCCTTCAGCTATCAAGCGATGAAATGAAGGGACGTATTATCGGCAGGGATGGTCGTAATATCCGTTCCTTTGAAATGGCGACCGGGGTGGATTTACTAATCGATGAGACTCCCGGTTCCGTGGTTATTTCATCTTTCGACCCTGTTCGCAGGGAGGTGGCTCGTACGGCTCTTGAAAAACTTATCGAAGATGGCCGTATTCATCCCGCTCGTATTGAAGAGGTTGTATCGTCGGCACGAAATTCAGTGGCCGAATCAATTCAGCACGCTGGTGAAAAAGCGATTTATGAGCTGGGCCTGAGCACCGTAGATCCGGCCATTATGAATATGGTCGGCACACTGAAATTTCGACACAGCTATGGGCAGAATATCTTAGATCACTCCATGGAAATGGCGTATTTAATGGGCATGATGGCCGCTGAACTGAATATGGAGCAACAGACAGCCAGACGCATCGGCTTATTCCACGACATAGGCAAGGCCATGGATCACAAAATACAGGGTCCCCATGCGCAAATAGGTGCCCATTTCCTACGCCAACATGGTGAAAGTGATCTGGTTGTACAGTCTGTAGAAGCACATCATGGTGAAACGGATTACACCGGCCCTTATGCCGCTCTGGCGACAGCAGCTGACGCGATCACGGCATCCCGCCCGGGTGCGAGAACGGAAACGACGGAAATCTATCTGAAAAGACTTGCTGAGCTGGAAAAACTGGCGGAATCCTTTCATGGAGTCGATCACTGTTATGCCATTCAAGCCGGCCGAGAAATCCGAGTTATGGTACAGCCAAACGCTGTAGATGATAATGAATTACTGATGTTAGCCCGACGCATTGCCAAAGAAATCCACGAGCATATGGATTTTCCCGGCCAAATAAAAGTCACGGTTATCCGTGAGACCCGCTGCATCGAATATGCCCGTTAA
- the ruvA gene encoding Holliday junction branch migration protein RuvA, which yields MICFVEGILEEKTPARIIINAGGIGYEVFIPLSSYDRLPLKGQSCRVLTHHHIREDAHILFGFTSSNEKDLFERLIAISGIGPKLALSILSGMNVRDFKSSILNGDVKRLSSISGIGKRMAERLIVEMKGKITAAEALEVSSNSGDASSDHRSKDAVLALVSLGYKQVDAVKMIHKIQPKISESTTVEDLIRMALVG from the coding sequence ATGATTTGTTTTGTTGAAGGTATTCTAGAGGAAAAAACGCCGGCACGCATTATTATTAATGCCGGCGGCATTGGTTACGAAGTGTTTATCCCCTTAAGCAGTTATGATCGATTACCTCTCAAAGGCCAATCCTGTCGCGTACTGACGCATCACCATATCCGTGAAGATGCGCATATTCTTTTCGGTTTTACGTCGAGTAATGAAAAGGATTTGTTTGAGCGGCTCATTGCTATCAGCGGTATTGGTCCTAAATTGGCACTGAGTATTTTGAGCGGCATGAATGTGCGCGATTTTAAATCATCCATTCTCAACGGCGACGTCAAACGGCTCAGCTCTATTTCTGGCATAGGCAAGCGCATGGCAGAACGACTGATTGTTGAAATGAAGGGTAAAATTACTGCGGCAGAAGCACTTGAAGTGAGTTCTAATTCTGGTGACGCCAGTTCGGATCATCGCAGTAAAGACGCCGTTCTCGCGCTTGTTTCCCTCGGATATAAACAAGTCGATGCCGTAAAAATGATTCACAAAATACAGCCAAAAATATCAGAATCAACGACAGTTGAAGACCTGATTCGTATGGCTCTGGTTGGTTAA
- a CDS encoding exodeoxyribonuclease VII small subunit produces MTTNNPQTEASFEEALHRLESIVSEMERGELTLETMANRYEEGVKLVDICEKKLNAVQKKIEKLVEKDDGTLDTTPF; encoded by the coding sequence ATGACAACGAACAATCCACAAACTGAAGCCTCATTTGAAGAGGCACTCCACCGACTTGAATCGATTGTATCCGAAATGGAACGCGGTGAATTAACACTGGAAACAATGGCTAATCGCTATGAAGAGGGCGTGAAACTGGTAGATATCTGCGAAAAGAAACTAAATGCGGTGCAGAAAAAAATTGAAAAACTTGTAGAAAAAGACGACGGCACACTGGATACGACTCCTTTCTAA
- a CDS encoding TIGR00282 family metallophosphoesterase: MKILIAGDVVSSPGRAAIARFVTEMKLRGEIDMAIVNAENVAGGNGIIPRLGQELFAAGADVLTLGDHTWDKKEAADYIGSEQRVVRPANYPPGCPGRGWYIHRMGTCSVAVISLLGRTFMPPQDCPFRVADAILARPDIAQADIRIVDFHAEATSEKNVMGYYLDGRVTAVVGTHTHVQTSDEKILPKGTGYITDLGMTGPLLSILGRDIDAVTRRFVTGLPTRFEIAKGPAVMEGVIISIGKSKGRCSSIKRIRKKLDM; this comes from the coding sequence ATGAAGATATTGATAGCAGGTGATGTCGTATCATCGCCCGGACGGGCGGCCATCGCCCGTTTTGTTACGGAAATGAAGTTGCGTGGCGAAATTGACATGGCCATCGTCAATGCAGAAAATGTGGCGGGCGGCAACGGGATTATTCCACGCCTGGGACAGGAGTTATTTGCTGCCGGAGCCGATGTGCTGACGCTGGGAGATCACACATGGGATAAAAAAGAGGCTGCCGATTACATCGGCAGTGAACAGCGTGTGGTTCGTCCAGCCAATTATCCGCCAGGTTGTCCGGGTCGCGGATGGTATATCCATCGCATGGGTACTTGTTCGGTCGCGGTGATCAGCTTGCTTGGCAGAACATTTATGCCGCCTCAAGATTGTCCTTTTCGGGTTGCTGATGCGATTCTTGCTCGACCGGATATTGCTCAGGCTGATATTCGCATTGTGGATTTTCATGCAGAAGCTACATCGGAAAAAAACGTCATGGGGTACTATTTGGATGGACGTGTTACGGCGGTCGTAGGGACGCACACTCATGTGCAGACCTCGGATGAAAAAATCCTCCCCAAAGGCACAGGCTATATCACGGATTTGGGAATGACCGGGCCGCTTTTATCGATTCTCGGGCGAGATATTGATGCGGTGACGCGCCGATTTGTCACAGGATTACCCACCCGTTTTGAAATTGCCAAAGGACCTGCCGTTATGGAGGGGGTCATTATTTCGATTGGTAAATCCAAGGGCCGCTGCAGCAGTATTAAGCGTATTCGAAAAAAACTGGATATGTAA